A genomic window from Streptomyces sp. HUAS YS2 includes:
- a CDS encoding MoaD/ThiS family protein: MAAGTIRYWAAAKSAAGVAEEPYAAETLAEALDAARAAHPGELVRVLMRCSFLVDGDPVGTRPHETVRLAEGGTVEVLPPFAGG, from the coding sequence ATGGCAGCGGGAACCATCCGCTACTGGGCCGCGGCCAAGTCCGCCGCCGGTGTCGCCGAGGAGCCGTACGCCGCCGAGACCCTGGCCGAGGCGCTGGACGCGGCGCGGGCCGCGCATCCGGGCGAGCTGGTCCGCGTCCTGATGCGGTGCTCGTTCCTGGTCGACGGGGACCCCGTGGGGACCCGCCCGCATGAGACCGTACGGCTGGCCGAGGGCGGCACGGTCGAGGTGCTCCCGCCGTTCGCAGGAGGGTGA